From a region of the Coregonus clupeaformis isolate EN_2021a unplaced genomic scaffold, ASM2061545v1 scaf1106, whole genome shotgun sequence genome:
- the LOC121566707 gene encoding ras-related protein Rab-5C-like: MAGRGGPARTNGAAASNKICQFKLVLLGESAVGKSSLVLRFVKGQFHEYQESTIGEFHCKSWDTFTRAKNWVKELQRQASPNIVIALAGNKADLSNKRAVDFQEAQAYAYDNSLLFMETSAKTAMNVNEIFMAIAKKLPKNEPAGGASGRASGRAGVDLQEAAPQAGGSKCCGGGN; this comes from the exons ATGGCAGGTCGAGGAGGACCAGCACGGACCAACGGCGCGGCGGCCAGCAACAAGATCTGCCAGTTCAAGCTGGTGCTGCTGGGAGAGTCAGCGGTGGGCAAGTCCAGCTTGGTGCTGCGCTTCGTCAAGGGCCAGTTCCACGAGTACCAGGAGAGCACCATCGGAG AATTCCACTGCAAAAGTTGG GATACATTCACACGCGCAAAGAACTGGGTGAAGGAGCTCCAACGACAAGCCAGCCCCAACATCGTCATTGCACTGGCAGGGAACAAAGCTGACCTTTCCAACAAAAGAGCTGTGGACTTCCAG GAAGCACAAGCGTACGCATATGACAACAGTTTGCTCTTCATGGAGACTTCAGCCAAGACGGCCATGAACGTCAATGAGATCTTTATGGCCATAG CCAAGAAGCTTCCTAAGAACGAGCCAGCAGGTGGAGCCAGTGGCCGGGCCAGTGGCCGGGCAGGAGTGGACCTGCAGGAAGCCGCCCCACAGGCTGGTGGTAGCAAGTGCTGTGGAGGTGGGAACTAA